The genomic window TCGCGACCCGAAAACCTACAGGCCCTGATCGACAGAGTGCGTGAAACCGGCGCCGATCTGGGTGTGGCACTGGACGGCGATGGGGACCGGGTGACCCTCATTTCCAGCTCCGGCCGCATCGCCTGGGCCGATCAGCTGGTGATGCTGTTGGCCCGGGATGTGCTGGCTCGTAACCCGGGCGAGGATATTGTCTTCGATGTGAAGTGCAGCCGCGCCCTGCGAGAGCTGGTCAACCAGTACGGCGGCCGGCCGGTGATGTGGAAGACCGGCCACGCTCCGATGAAGAGCAAAATGCTGGAAACCGGTGCCATTCTTGGCGGTGAGCTTTCCGGCCACATCTTTATCAAGGACCGCTGGTTCGGTTTCGATGACGGCCTCTATGCCGCCGCGCGGGTCCTCGAAATCATGGCCCTGCGTGAGCAGAGCCTCGATGAGCTGCTGGATTCGCTGCCCAAGATGGCCAGCACACCGGAAATCCTGCTGCCGGTACCGGAGGAGGACAAGTTCCAATTGGTGCAGGCAATCCAGGAAAATGCCGATTTCGGCGATGCGGATATCAACACCATCGACGGGCTGCGCATCGAGTTCGCCGATGGCTGGGGGCTGGTGCGCGCTTCCAATACCGGTGCCGCCCTGACACTGCGCTTCGAGGCGGAGACCGAGGAGCAACTGCGCCGCATCTACACCGCGGTGGGCAAGCAGCTTCTGGCGGTTTCACCGCAGCTGTCACTGCCCAAACTTTGACCCGGGGGGCTGGAGTAGAGCTCCTCGCCCGATCACTGGATAGGAAAGTCCAAGCATGTCACTGGATCAGAAATCAGCCCTGCGCGTAGCCCAGGTACTGAACGAGGCGCTGCCCTATATTCAGCGCTTTACCGGTAAGACCGTCGTCGTCAAGTTCGGCGGCAACGCCATGGTGGACGAGGCACTGCAGAACAGTTTTGCCCGCGACATCATTTTGATGAAACTGGTGGGGATGAACCCCGTGGTGGTGCACGGCGGCGGCCCGCAGATCGGCGGACTGCTGGATAAACTCAACATCGAGTCCCGTTTTGTCGACGGCATGCGGGTAACCGACAGCGAGACCATGGATGTGGTTGAAATGGTGCTGGGCGGCACCGTCAACAAGCAGATCGTCAATCTGATCAACAAAAATGGCGGCCGCGCGGTGGGCATCACCGGCAAGGACGGCCTGCTGATCCGGGCGCGAAAGCTGCAGATACAGAGCGAAACCGCCGGACTGCACGCTTCGGAGATCATCGACATCGGTCATGTGGGCGAAGTGGAACATGTCGATACGGCGGTCATCGACATGCTCATCCACGGCGACTTCATCCCGGTGATCGCCCCGATCGGCGTCGGCGAGGACGGAGCGTCGTACAATATCAACGCCGATCTCGTGGCCGGCAAAGTGGCCGAGTACCTGCAC from Microbulbifer aggregans includes these protein-coding regions:
- the argB gene encoding acetylglutamate kinase, with amino-acid sequence MSLDQKSALRVAQVLNEALPYIQRFTGKTVVVKFGGNAMVDEALQNSFARDIILMKLVGMNPVVVHGGGPQIGGLLDKLNIESRFVDGMRVTDSETMDVVEMVLGGTVNKQIVNLINKNGGRAVGITGKDGLLIRARKLQIQSETAGLHASEIIDIGHVGEVEHVDTAVIDMLIHGDFIPVIAPIGVGEDGASYNINADLVAGKVAEYLHAEKLMLLTNVAGLQDKNGEVLTGLTTLQVDGLIADGTIYGGMLPKIACALDAVKAGVTSAHIIDGRVPHAVLLEIFTDTGVGTLITDNSE